The following are encoded together in the Nitrospirota bacterium genome:
- the thiL gene encoding thiamine-phosphate kinase, producing MKLSRAGELSLIEILRKRFGKRARGVAVGIGDDAAVIRGGKNILLTTDMMVEGVHFDLSWITPFQLGFKLVSVNISDIFAMGGIPQSVLLNFSAKGSSTTGFFDQFFDGIEEALKTYGVSLIGGDISSADRIMLSLTAVGTGEKVLKRKGARVGDRIYVTGMLGDSACGLRMLQNMRRTVDFAKCERKGLPVAWDVAAPLLRRHLMPLARDPRKISGIATAMIDISDGLLIDLSRLCRESGVGARIRAGDLPLSTEMKATSACMGISALELALSGGEDYELLFTASAKAEVKAFCIGEIMRSGISVVDEKEKNIKISAKGYRHFSLQG from the coding sequence ATGAAATTGTCTCGGGCCGGAGAGCTCTCTCTTATCGAGATCCTGCGCAAGCGCTTTGGCAAGAGGGCCCGGGGCGTTGCTGTCGGTATTGGCGACGATGCCGCCGTGATCAGGGGCGGAAAGAATATTCTGCTTACCACGGACATGATGGTGGAAGGAGTTCATTTCGATCTTTCCTGGATCACCCCTTTTCAATTGGGCTTTAAGCTGGTATCCGTAAATATCAGTGATATCTTTGCGATGGGCGGTATACCCCAGTCTGTTCTTCTGAACTTCTCGGCCAAGGGAAGCAGCACCACAGGATTTTTTGACCAGTTCTTCGATGGCATTGAAGAGGCGCTTAAGACCTACGGTGTAAGTCTCATAGGCGGCGATATATCGTCTGCTGACCGGATCATGCTTTCTCTTACTGCTGTTGGGACCGGGGAAAAAGTCCTGAAGAGAAAAGGAGCGAGGGTCGGAGACAGGATCTATGTGACCGGTATGCTCGGCGATTCGGCCTGCGGTCTGCGGATGCTCCAGAATATGCGACGAACGGTTGATTTTGCGAAATGCGAAAGAAAGGGCTTGCCTGTGGCATGGGATGTTGCAGCTCCCCTGCTGAGAAGGCATCTGATGCCGCTTGCCAGAGATCCGAGAAAAATATCCGGCATTGCTACCGCGATGATTGATATAAGCGACGGTCTTCTGATCGATCTTTCACGCCTCTGCAGGGAGAGCGGCGTGGGTGCACGAATCCGGGCCGGGGATTTGCCTCTTTCAACTGAAATGAAGGCAACATCTGCCTGTATGGGAATTTCTGCCCTTGAGCTTGCCTTGAGCGGCGGCGAGGATTATGAGCTTCTCTTTACGGCTTCCGCAAAGGCAGAGGTTAAGGCCTTCTGTATAGGCGAAA
- the lon gene encoding endopeptidase La: MAEKEKDNDKETEIPEIIPVLPVRDIVVFPYMIIPLFVGREMSIKAIEQALAENRMILLLTQRDMSIENPAAADLYENGTVGMIMRMLKLPDGRVKILVQGLSKARVKKFLRATPYLEAEIAKIEDAKPAAVTIEEEAQIRTVKEQLDKAVSYGKTILPDIMVVIENLDEPGRLADLVASNLGLKTEQAQEILELTDPVKKLKRVSDILGHEIELLIVQQKIQSEARGEIDKTQREYFLREQLKAIQKELGDIDERAEEIREFRQKMEEAKMPEKVLKEAEKQLKRLEKMHPDSAEAGTIRTYLDWLVEVPWSTSTKDNLDIKAAKKVLNDDHYDLEKVKERILEYLSVRKLKEKMKGPIICFIGPPGVGKTSLGRSIARSLGREFVRMSLGGVRDEAEIRGHRRTYVGALPGRIIQGIKTAGTNNPVFMLDEIDKIGNDYRGDPSSALLEVLDPEQNFAFADHYLSVPFDLSNVMFITTGNLADTIPGPLRDRMEIIYLSGYTTEEKLGIAKKYLLPKQLEEHGLTAAILSITDQALNLLISQYTREAGVRNLEREIANLCRKVAKRIAEGKEKKFMITAKNLQGFLGVPKFLPEEEMEKDEVGVSTGLAWTEAGGDIIYIEATTMKGRGNLTLTGQLGDVMKESAQAALSYVRSTAKTLGIKDDIFSKTDVHIHVPAGAIPKDGPSAGITIATAIASVFNGRPVNKNIAMTGEVTLRGRVLPIGGLKEKTLAAKRMGIRKIILPKRNKKDLEDIPKYIKKDMEFIFAETMDQVLKAALKAKKKS, from the coding sequence ATGGCAGAGAAAGAAAAAGATAACGATAAAGAGACCGAGATCCCTGAAATCATTCCGGTGCTGCCGGTCAGAGATATCGTGGTTTTCCCCTACATGATCATCCCGCTATTTGTCGGCAGGGAAATGTCCATTAAGGCAATCGAACAGGCCCTTGCGGAAAACCGGATGATCCTTCTGCTTACGCAGAGAGACATGAGCATTGAAAACCCCGCTGCTGCTGACCTGTATGAAAACGGCACGGTCGGCATGATCATGAGGATGCTTAAGCTGCCGGACGGCAGGGTGAAGATCCTGGTGCAGGGTCTGTCAAAGGCCAGGGTTAAGAAGTTTTTGCGGGCAACGCCATATCTGGAGGCAGAGATTGCCAAGATAGAAGATGCGAAACCGGCAGCGGTCACGATCGAGGAAGAGGCCCAGATCAGAACAGTCAAGGAGCAGCTCGATAAGGCAGTATCGTATGGCAAAACCATACTCCCTGACATTATGGTCGTTATCGAGAACCTTGATGAACCCGGAAGGCTCGCAGATCTTGTGGCATCCAATCTTGGACTGAAGACAGAGCAGGCCCAGGAAATACTCGAACTCACCGACCCGGTGAAGAAACTGAAACGGGTAAGCGATATCCTCGGTCATGAGATAGAACTCCTGATCGTGCAGCAGAAAATTCAGTCAGAGGCGCGCGGAGAGATCGATAAGACCCAGCGTGAATACTTTTTACGGGAGCAGCTCAAGGCTATCCAGAAGGAACTCGGCGATATTGACGAGCGGGCTGAAGAGATCAGGGAGTTCAGGCAAAAAATGGAAGAGGCCAAGATGCCTGAAAAAGTATTGAAAGAAGCGGAAAAGCAGCTGAAAAGGCTGGAGAAGATGCATCCGGACAGCGCAGAAGCCGGAACGATCCGGACCTATCTCGACTGGCTTGTGGAGGTCCCATGGTCAACGAGCACCAAGGATAATCTCGACATCAAGGCAGCGAAAAAGGTGCTCAATGATGATCATTATGACCTCGAAAAGGTGAAGGAGCGTATCCTCGAATATCTGAGTGTGCGAAAACTTAAAGAGAAGATGAAAGGACCGATCATCTGCTTTATCGGACCTCCTGGAGTAGGCAAGACGTCATTGGGCCGGTCTATTGCACGTTCGTTAGGCAGAGAGTTTGTCCGCATGTCTCTTGGCGGCGTTCGGGATGAGGCTGAGATCCGGGGCCACAGGCGTACCTATGTCGGTGCGCTGCCCGGCAGGATCATTCAGGGTATCAAGACAGCAGGCACGAATAATCCGGTCTTTATGCTTGATGAGATCGACAAGATCGGCAATGATTACCGCGGAGATCCCTCATCAGCGCTGCTTGAGGTGCTGGATCCCGAGCAGAACTTCGCCTTTGCCGACCATTACCTGTCAGTGCCTTTTGATTTGAGCAATGTCATGTTCATCACAACGGGCAACCTTGCCGACACCATACCGGGTCCGCTCAGAGACAGGATGGAGATCATATATCTCTCCGGGTATACCACGGAAGAGAAGCTTGGCATTGCAAAGAAGTATCTCCTGCCAAAGCAGCTTGAAGAGCACGGACTTACCGCTGCGATACTCTCGATCACGGACCAGGCGCTGAATCTGCTTATCTCGCAGTATACCCGCGAGGCGGGCGTCCGCAATCTTGAGCGGGAGATCGCAAACCTTTGCAGAAAGGTGGCAAAGCGGATCGCTGAAGGCAAAGAGAAGAAGTTTATGATAACGGCAAAGAATCTTCAGGGGTTCCTTGGGGTGCCAAAATTTCTGCCAGAAGAGGAGATGGAGAAGGATGAAGTCGGCGTCTCTACAGGCCTTGCCTGGACAGAAGCCGGCGGCGATATCATCTATATTGAAGCCACGACCATGAAGGGCAGGGGCAATCTGACCCTTACCGGACAGTTGGGCGACGTCATGAAGGAATCTGCCCAGGCAGCGCTCAGCTACGTCAGATCTACGGCAAAAACACTCGGCATCAAGGACGACATCTTTTCAAAGACCGATGTCCATATCCATGTTCCTGCAGGCGCAATTCCAAAGGACGGTCCGTCTGCCGGCATCACGATAGCCACGGCCATCGCCTCGGTCTTTAACGGCAGGCCGGTAAACAAGAACATTGCGATGACCGGAGAGGTAACGCTCAGGGGCAGGGTGCTGCCGATCGGCGGTTTGAAAGAAAAGACCCTGGCAGCCAAACGCATGGGCATCAGGAAGATCATACTGCCGAAGCGGAACAAAAAAGATCTTGAAGATATCCCGAAGTATATCAAGAAGGATATGGAGTTCATCTTTGCAGAGACAATGGATCAGGTGTTGAAAGCGGCGCTTAAGGCCAAGAAAAAATCCTGA
- the galU gene encoding UTP--glucose-1-phosphate uridylyltransferase GalU codes for MSDDIKKAIFPAAGLGTRFLPATKASPKEMLPIVDKPMIQYGIEEAIACDISEFIIITGKHKRNIEDHFDYAFELEDKLKKSGKEKLLEEINRLSEINIAYIRQGYALGLGHAILCAKPFVKDEPFAVILSDDIIPTEEPLLHDMIKLYRKLKSPILALERVPTHEVNRYGIIGGVKEWDNVFRINSLVEKPDPENAPSHMAIIGRYILTPDIFDILAKAKPGKGGEIQLTDAINVLLQKRPVYGYLFEGKRYDAGDKLGYLKATVDFALKNKELAKDFRKYLLEVARKLKH; via the coding sequence ATGTCTGATGATATAAAAAAGGCTATTTTCCCTGCTGCCGGTCTCGGGACGCGGTTTCTTCCTGCGACCAAGGCATCTCCCAAGGAGATGCTGCCTATCGTGGACAAGCCGATGATTCAATACGGCATTGAAGAGGCGATAGCCTGTGATATCTCCGAGTTTATTATCATCACCGGCAAGCATAAGAGGAATATTGAGGACCATTTCGACTATGCCTTTGAGCTTGAGGATAAGCTGAAGAAGAGCGGCAAGGAGAAGCTGCTTGAGGAGATCAACCGGCTGAGTGAGATCAACATTGCCTATATCAGGCAGGGCTATGCGCTCGGCCTCGGACATGCGATCCTCTGCGCCAAGCCTTTTGTAAAGGACGAGCCTTTTGCCGTCATCCTGAGTGATGACATTATCCCGACAGAAGAGCCGCTGCTCCATGATATGATCAAATTATACCGTAAGCTGAAGAGCCCGATCCTGGCGCTTGAAAGGGTTCCAACCCACGAGGTCAATCGGTATGGCATTATCGGCGGGGTGAAGGAGTGGGACAATGTCTTCAGGATCAACAGTCTTGTTGAAAAGCCTGATCCTGAAAACGCACCGTCCCATATGGCCATTATCGGGAGATACATCCTTACCCCTGACATCTTCGATATCCTCGCGAAGGCGAAGCCCGGCAAGGGCGGAGAGATCCAGCTGACAGACGCGATCAATGTGCTGCTTCAGAAGAGGCCTGTATATGGGTATCTATTTGAGGGTAAGAGGTATGATGCGGGCGATAAACTTGGCTATCTCAAAGCTACGGTGGACTTCGCCCTCAAGAATAAGGAGCTTGCAAAGGATTTTAGAAAATATCTGCTGGAAGTTGCCAGAAAGCTGAAACATTAA
- a CDS encoding DEAD/DEAH box helicase has protein sequence MPTAPVIKLFRMLTPTGNGLSPALRVHKRRRALCQAFFDMLGAETKAAAEGVIKKTLSNGDFGRYRIMKEARQALKACFTIFNHEERQLLLQNNRWLSVDLNKERELSLYRIPYEIFGWEIFKDMQQHDLMTVAADEMSRNLSLLYDRLTIEGIDLYYEHKPVKTTSWDFAFDAVRPSNLDWFEIRPEIRCDGRLIDEETWQRILAGRGMSEQDDCVRILDANSQKVLSMISDICRPDKKDKRLRREVVQVPRLRILDWIMLRNSGVKIKLPPEDEEIISQLTTFENIGARPLPSELKAKLRNYQKDGYAWLAFLYESRFGACLADDMGLGKTIQAISLLGGIKEGRINTQRSDAQYPHLVVLPPSLLFNWENEITRFYPKLKLVFYAGKERSTSFEGYDVVLTTYGLVRRDIERLREIRFDVIIFDEAQAIKNIHADVTGAVRQLKCNFKLAMTGTPVENHIGEYYSIVDLAVPGLLGEYEEFRPLIKQESSPSLNRIIRRTRPFVLRRTKEKILKELPPKTETDIYLDLTEKQKALYKRTVSEIRQTIDEAYRTKTGQQAQIVALTAILKLRQLCISPQLLSPEIKESSPKTVFLIESLRELLEENHSALVFSQFTSFLDLLEPDLRKHNINFLRLDGSTQVKKRKKLIETFQGGDGPSVFLLSLKAGGQGLNLTRASYVFHLDPWWNPAVENQASDRAHRIGQKKKVTITRILMRHTIEEKMMALKKKKLELYKAVMEESGMGKKGFSITREDFNYLLG, from the coding sequence ATGCCGACAGCCCCGGTCATTAAACTCTTCAGGATGCTGACCCCAACAGGAAACGGGCTTTCTCCTGCCTTGCGCGTTCATAAGAGGAGAAGAGCTCTCTGCCAGGCCTTCTTTGATATGCTTGGAGCTGAAACAAAGGCAGCAGCCGAAGGTGTAATCAAGAAGACCCTTTCAAATGGGGACTTTGGCCGGTACAGGATAATGAAAGAGGCACGGCAGGCACTGAAAGCCTGCTTTACTATCTTTAACCATGAGGAGCGTCAGCTGCTTCTTCAGAATAACAGATGGCTGTCTGTTGATCTGAACAAAGAAAGAGAGCTTTCCCTGTATCGAATCCCTTATGAAATATTCGGCTGGGAAATCTTCAAGGATATGCAGCAGCACGACCTCATGACCGTTGCAGCTGACGAGATGAGCAGAAATCTTTCCCTTCTTTACGATCGATTAACAATAGAAGGAATTGATCTTTATTATGAGCATAAGCCGGTCAAGACGACCTCCTGGGACTTTGCCTTCGATGCGGTGAGGCCTTCAAACCTCGACTGGTTCGAGATCAGACCCGAGATACGGTGCGACGGAAGGCTGATCGATGAAGAGACCTGGCAGAGGATACTCGCAGGCAGGGGTATGAGCGAACAGGACGACTGTGTCCGGATCCTTGATGCCAATTCACAGAAAGTGCTGTCCATGATTTCTGATATCTGCAGGCCTGATAAAAAAGACAAAAGACTACGCAGGGAAGTGGTACAGGTGCCACGCCTCAGGATACTTGACTGGATCATGCTCAGAAATAGCGGCGTTAAAATAAAACTGCCGCCTGAGGACGAGGAGATCATCAGCCAGCTGACCACCTTCGAAAATATCGGGGCCCGGCCACTACCCTCAGAGCTTAAGGCTAAACTGAGAAACTACCAGAAGGATGGCTATGCATGGCTTGCCTTCCTTTATGAAAGCAGATTTGGCGCCTGTCTGGCAGACGATATGGGGCTCGGAAAGACAATTCAGGCCATAAGTCTGTTAGGTGGCATAAAAGAAGGTCGCATTAACACTCAGAGATCAGATGCGCAATATCCACACCTCGTTGTATTGCCGCCGAGCCTGCTCTTTAACTGGGAGAATGAGATAACAAGGTTCTACCCAAAACTGAAGCTTGTCTTTTACGCCGGCAAGGAAAGAAGCACCTCTTTTGAGGGCTACGATGTTGTGCTCACCACCTATGGTCTGGTAAGGAGGGATATCGAGAGACTGAGGGAGATCCGCTTTGATGTCATTATCTTTGACGAGGCCCAGGCTATCAAGAATATCCATGCTGATGTCACCGGAGCGGTCAGGCAGTTGAAGTGCAATTTCAAGCTTGCAATGACCGGCACACCGGTCGAAAACCATATAGGAGAATATTATTCGATCGTCGACCTCGCTGTTCCCGGGCTGCTTGGTGAATACGAGGAGTTCAGGCCCCTGATCAAACAGGAGAGCTCCCCTTCCCTTAACAGGATTATAAGACGAACAAGGCCGTTTGTACTGAGGAGAACCAAAGAGAAGATACTGAAGGAGCTGCCGCCCAAGACAGAGACCGACATATATCTCGATCTCACCGAAAAACAGAAGGCACTCTATAAAAGAACGGTCTCAGAGATCAGGCAGACCATAGATGAGGCTTACAGAACAAAAACCGGACAACAGGCCCAGATCGTTGCACTGACAGCTATACTGAAGCTCAGGCAGCTCTGCATATCACCGCAGCTGCTCTCCCCTGAAATAAAGGAGTCTTCCCCAAAGACCGTATTCCTTATTGAAAGCCTCAGGGAACTTCTGGAGGAAAATCACAGCGCTCTGGTCTTTTCGCAGTTTACGTCCTTTCTTGATCTCCTTGAACCGGATCTCCGGAAACACAATATAAATTTCCTGAGGCTCGACGGCTCCACCCAGGTGAAGAAAAGAAAAAAGCTGATAGAGACATTCCAGGGTGGTGATGGCCCGTCGGTCTTTCTCCTGAGCCTGAAGGCAGGAGGACAGGGATTGAACCTGACCAGGGCATCCTATGTCTTTCATCTCGACCCGTGGTGGAACCCTGCGGTAGAAAACCAGGCATCTGACAGGGCACACCGCATAGGCCAGAAGAAAAAAGTCACCATCACGCGTATCCTGATGCGCCATACCATTGAGGAAAAGATGATGGCTCTCAAAAAAAAGAAGCTTGAGCTCTACAAAGCGGTCATGGAGGAGTCAGGAATGGGGAAGAAAGGCTTCTCCATAACACGAGAGGACTTTAATTACCTGCTCGGCTGA
- a CDS encoding DUF3187 family protein yields MTTTNCGVTPVTWLLVLICSIVSLCMIMPASAFDGPLRVKNQFPLFMHLDSPCFESAATVNSFSTTLFYSSVFMNRQSAQWKAQLDMEIAELNLRYTRQISNLVELGVEVPILALTSGFMDPFLNTFHSTFGFADYGRQSRPGNSFLYQVQRRGSVIIRGEDNGIGLGDIKLSAKKLLFDKDPLISIKADVELPTGAASKGYGSGSLDGGLSVLIDKRLGENIISYYNMGVIFPGRLKAVEPIHINTSGYGGVGLEALIYQKFSLLGQVMVQTSPFPKTGIGTIDRTSVLFTLGGRYVKGKEHFEFSFTEDPNTAGAADVTITLSYKTYF; encoded by the coding sequence ATGACAACGACAAATTGCGGGGTAACACCTGTAACGTGGCTCCTTGTTTTAATCTGTAGTATTGTCAGTCTATGCATGATCATGCCGGCATCTGCATTTGACGGACCGCTGAGGGTAAAGAACCAATTCCCGCTGTTTATGCATCTTGATTCCCCCTGTTTTGAGTCAGCAGCCACGGTCAATTCTTTTTCCACAACTCTTTTTTATTCGAGTGTTTTCATGAATAGACAGTCAGCACAGTGGAAGGCCCAGCTTGATATGGAGATAGCAGAATTGAACCTCAGATATACAAGACAGATCAGCAATCTTGTTGAGCTCGGGGTGGAAGTCCCTATCCTTGCCCTTACGAGCGGATTCATGGATCCATTTCTCAATACGTTCCACAGCACCTTCGGATTTGCGGATTATGGAAGGCAGAGCAGACCTGGTAATTCTTTCCTGTATCAGGTGCAGCGCAGGGGGAGTGTGATTATCAGGGGTGAGGATAACGGGATTGGACTTGGTGACATAAAACTCTCTGCCAAAAAGCTTCTTTTTGATAAGGATCCGCTGATAAGCATTAAGGCAGATGTCGAACTTCCGACGGGTGCCGCATCAAAGGGATACGGAAGCGGCAGTCTGGATGGCGGGTTGTCTGTATTGATCGACAAACGGCTGGGTGAAAATATCATCTCCTATTACAACATGGGGGTCATCTTCCCCGGAAGACTGAAGGCAGTGGAGCCAATCCACATCAACACCTCGGGTTATGGAGGCGTGGGGCTTGAAGCCCTGATATATCAGAAATTCAGCCTGCTCGGACAAGTTATGGTTCAAACATCGCCGTTCCCAAAGACCGGTATCGGTACTATAGACAGGACAAGTGTCCTTTTTACGCTGGGCGGCAGATACGTAAAGGGAAAAGAACATTTTGAGTTTTCTTTCACCGAGGACCCCAATACTGCGGGCGCCGCGGACGTTACAATTACCCTATCCTACAAAACATATTTCTAA
- a CDS encoding sulfurtransferase TusA family protein: MATVMPDLLLDTTSLICPLPVLKTRKAIDGMQSGQLLEVSANDAAKSDIIHLVQRLKLELVGISEEGGIIRITIKNVTV; encoded by the coding sequence GTGGCAACGGTAATGCCTGATCTTCTGCTTGATACGACGAGCCTGATCTGTCCCCTGCCGGTTCTGAAAACCAGGAAGGCGATTGATGGAATGCAGTCCGGCCAATTGCTGGAAGTCAGCGCCAATGATGCCGCAAAATCCGATATTATTCATCTTGTACAAAGGCTGAAACTGGAATTGGTCGGCATCAGTGAAGAGGGCGGCATTATCAGGATAACGATCAAAAACGTAACGGTCTGA
- a CDS encoding citramalate synthase produces MRTIEIYDTTLRDGAQSEDISFSLEDKLRITERLDDLGVHFIEGGYPGSNPRDIDYFKKAAKLKLVNAKLVAFGSTHRPKKRASKDETLKALLDAKTPVITIFGKTWDFHVREALKVPLKENLDIIFDSVAYLKRHADKVFFDAEHFFDGYRHNPDYALKCLEAAQEAGADCLVLCDTNGGCTPSLVTEIVRKMKKHFTAPLGIHVHNDSDCAVANTIVSVEEGVNQVQGTINGLGERCGNANLISIIPNLQVKLGLSCISDKQLTKLRDVSRFVTEISNLRHFKRQPYTGDSAFAHKAGMHVSAIRKRPETYEHIRPELVGNSQRILISDLAGRANILRKAEECGISLTNESTQLQDIITQLKELESQGFQFEGAEASFELLMKKALGLHKRFFDLIGFRVIIEKRKEGEEPLSEATIMVKVSGHIEHTAATGKGPVNALDNALRKALEKFYPTLRDVKLLDYKVRVLTAGKGTTARVRVLVESGDKDNRWGTVGVSENIIEASYQAIVDSVEYKLLKEER; encoded by the coding sequence ATGCGAACAATAGAAATTTACGATACCACCTTGAGAGACGGCGCCCAGTCGGAGGACATCTCTTTTTCTTTAGAGGACAAGCTCAGGATAACCGAGAGGCTCGATGATCTTGGTGTTCATTTCATCGAGGGCGGGTATCCAGGCTCGAATCCGCGTGACATCGATTATTTTAAAAAAGCGGCGAAACTGAAACTTGTCAATGCAAAGCTGGTTGCCTTTGGAAGCACGCACCGGCCGAAGAAAAGAGCATCAAAAGATGAGACACTCAAGGCCCTTCTGGATGCAAAGACCCCGGTGATAACCATTTTCGGAAAGACCTGGGACTTCCATGTCAGAGAGGCATTGAAAGTTCCGCTTAAAGAGAACCTGGATATAATTTTCGATTCTGTGGCCTATCTGAAACGACATGCTGACAAGGTCTTCTTTGACGCAGAGCATTTTTTTGACGGTTACCGGCATAACCCTGATTATGCGCTCAAATGTCTTGAGGCTGCGCAGGAAGCAGGCGCAGACTGCCTGGTGCTCTGCGATACGAACGGCGGTTGTACGCCTTCGCTCGTCACGGAGATCGTCAGAAAGATGAAAAAGCATTTCACTGCGCCTCTGGGTATCCATGTGCATAATGACAGTGACTGCGCAGTTGCAAACACGATCGTTTCTGTTGAAGAAGGTGTGAACCAGGTGCAGGGCACCATTAACGGTCTTGGAGAGCGGTGCGGAAATGCAAACCTTATCTCGATCATTCCGAACCTGCAGGTGAAGCTCGGCCTAAGCTGTATCAGTGACAAACAGCTCACAAAGCTTCGGGACGTGTCGCGGTTTGTGACTGAGATCTCCAATCTCAGGCATTTCAAACGTCAGCCGTACACCGGTGACAGTGCGTTTGCGCATAAGGCAGGCATGCATGTGAGCGCCATCCGGAAGAGGCCCGAGACGTATGAACATATCAGGCCTGAACTGGTCGGCAACTCGCAGCGCATCCTTATCTCTGATCTTGCCGGACGGGCCAATATCCTGCGAAAGGCCGAAGAATGCGGCATCAGCCTCACCAATGAATCAACGCAGCTCCAGGACATTATTACACAGCTTAAGGAACTTGAAAGCCAGGGTTTTCAGTTCGAGGGCGCTGAAGCTTCTTTTGAACTGCTCATGAAGAAGGCTCTCGGTCTGCACAAGCGGTTCTTCGACCTTATCGGCTTCAGGGTCATTATTGAAAAAAGAAAAGAAGGTGAAGAGCCGTTGAGCGAGGCGACGATCATGGTGAAGGTGAGCGGCCATATTGAACATACTGCTGCTACAGGCAAGGGACCGGTCAATGCCCTTGACAACGCGCTTCGCAAGGCGCTCGAGAAGTTCTATCCCACGCTCAGGGATGTGAAGCTGCTTGACTACAAGGTCCGCGTACTTACTGCAGGAAAGGGCACCACTGCCAGGGTCCGCGTTCTGGTCGAATCGGGCGATAAGGACAACCGCTGGGGCACGGTCGGTGTTTCTGAAAATATCATTGAGGCGTCTTACCAGGCAATCGTCGACAGCGTTGAATACAAGCTCCTGAAAGAAGAGCGCTGA
- a CDS encoding aspartate kinase has product MALIVQKYGGTSVGNVERISNVANRVAKTVKGGNQVVVVVSAMSGETDKLIGLANQISAAPAEREMDMLLSSGERVTSALTAMAIDALGHKAKSFTGRQAGIVTDAVHTKAKIERINGDRIRQALDEGFVVVIAGFQGITPTEDVTTLGRGGSDLSAVAIASAIHADLCEIYTDVDGVYTTDPNIVPEARKLDKISYEEMLELASLGAKVLQTRSVEFAMKYKVPVVVRSSFNDNPGTLVVEEDRDMENVFVSGIAYDKNQAKITIVNVPDKPGIAAKLFEAIAASNIVVDMIVQNVSSDGKFADISFTVPKTDTRKALEVSEAIANELGAERVDTRDDISKISVIGVGMRTHSGVASKMFQTFAANNINIAMISTSEIKVSCVIDLKYTELAVRVLHEAFGLAA; this is encoded by the coding sequence GTGGCACTTATAGTTCAGAAGTATGGCGGCACTTCAGTCGGTAACGTAGAGCGGATATCGAATGTGGCCAACCGCGTTGCAAAGACGGTCAAGGGGGGCAACCAGGTGGTTGTCGTCGTATCGGCAATGTCCGGTGAGACAGACAAGCTGATCGGTCTTGCCAATCAGATATCGGCGGCTCCGGCAGAGCGCGAAATGGATATGCTCCTGTCATCTGGTGAACGTGTCACCAGTGCGCTTACCGCAATGGCGATTGATGCACTGGGCCATAAGGCAAAGTCATTTACCGGTCGTCAGGCCGGCATTGTCACAGACGCAGTCCATACGAAGGCGAAGATCGAGCGTATTAACGGAGACCGGATCAGGCAGGCGCTTGATGAGGGTTTTGTTGTGGTTATCGCCGGGTTTCAGGGCATAACGCCGACTGAGGACGTCACAACCCTCGGCAGGGGTGGTTCGGACCTTTCTGCTGTCGCGATTGCTTCTGCTATCCATGCAGATCTTTGCGAGATCTATACGGATGTTGACGGCGTGTACACCACTGACCCCAACATCGTACCTGAGGCGCGGAAGCTCGATAAGATATCTTATGAAGAGATGCTTGAGCTTGCGAGTCTCGGCGCAAAAGTCCTGCAGACGCGCTCGGTCGAGTTTGCGATGAAATACAAGGTGCCAGTTGTTGTCAGGTCCAGCTTTAATGATAATCCGGGAACATTGGTTGTTGAGGAGGATAGGGATATGGAAAATGTTTTTGTTTCGGGCATAGCCTATGATAAGAATCAGGCAAAGATCACGATCGTCAATGTGCCTGATAAGCCTGGAATTGCCGCAAAACTGTTTGAAGCTATTGCCGCATCAAATATTGTGGTCGACATGATCGTGCAGAATGTCAGCAGCGATGGAAAGTTTGCCGATATTTCTTTCACGGTCCCCAAGACCGATACACGCAAGGCGCTTGAAGTTTCAGAAGCGATTGCAAATGAGCTGGGAGCAGAACGCGTTGACACGAGGGATGACATCAGCAAGATCTCTGTCATCGGCGTCGGCATGAGGACCCATTCCGGTGTGGCCTCAAAGATGTTTCAGACGTTTGCTGCCAATAATATCAATATCGCCATGATAAGCACGTCCGAAATCAAGGTTTCCTGTGTGATAGACCTCAAATATACCGAGCTCGCAGTCAGGGTGCTTCACGAGGCGTTTGGCCTGGCAGCATAA